In Pasteurella multocida subsp. multocida OH4807, a genomic segment contains:
- a CDS encoding ribosomal small subunit pseudouridine synthase A (COG1187 16S rRNA uridine-516 pseudouridylate synthase and related pseudouridylate synthases) has protein sequence MRLDKFLAEQTGLTRSQANKALKQGTVTLNGKVEKNGAVKVSPEDEIRFDGELLTWVEEGQYIMLYKPKGYVCSHDDGDYPTIYQFFDYPLSTKLHSAGRLDVDTTGLVLLTDDGQWSHRITSPKHHCEKTYLVTLADPVESNYQQVCEEGILLRGEKEPTKPAKLEILDDYNVNLTISEGRYHQVKRMFAALGNKVVGLHRWKIGEIELDESLEEGEYRPLSEQEINSFNKG, from the coding sequence ATGCGATTAGATAAGTTTTTAGCAGAACAAACTGGATTAACACGCTCACAAGCGAACAAAGCACTTAAGCAGGGTACGGTGACTTTGAATGGAAAAGTAGAAAAAAATGGTGCAGTGAAAGTTAGCCCAGAAGATGAAATTCGTTTTGACGGCGAATTGCTCACTTGGGTGGAGGAAGGGCAATACATTATGCTGTATAAACCAAAAGGTTATGTGTGTTCGCACGATGACGGCGATTATCCAACGATTTATCAATTCTTTGATTATCCACTTTCAACCAAATTACACAGTGCAGGGCGTTTAGATGTAGACACTACGGGCCTTGTCTTATTGACTGATGACGGGCAATGGTCGCACCGTATTACTTCACCAAAGCACCACTGTGAGAAAACCTATTTAGTGACATTAGCGGATCCAGTCGAAAGCAACTATCAACAGGTGTGTGAAGAAGGCATTTTATTACGTGGTGAAAAAGAACCAACCAAGCCTGCAAAATTAGAAATTCTTGATGATTACAATGTGAATTTAACCATTAGCGAAGGGCGTTATCACCAAGTCAAACGTATGTTTGCCGCTTTGGGCAATAAAGTGGTGGGATTACATCGTTGGAAAATTGGTGAGATTGAATTAGACGAAAGCCTTGAAGAAGGGGAGTATCGTCCTCTTTCTGAACAAGAAATTAATAGTTTTAATAAAGGATGA
- a CDS encoding PTS system trehalose(maltose)-specific transporter subunits IIBC (COG1264 Phosphotransferase system IIB components), whose translation MAKIDPNAVDKIIEYVGGRENIAAVTHCITRLRFILNDEKKADDEKLKSLPMVKASFATGGQYQVVIGQEVGDYYKILLEKTGLANADKEQIKAAARQNQKWYERSISHLADIFIPLLPALISGGLILGFRNVIGDIKMFEDGTKTLVDISAFWASMHSFLWLIGEAIFHFLPVGICWSIARKMGTSPILGIVLGVTLVSPQLMNSYALGSQLPEAWDFGFMAIEKVGYQAQVIPAIMAGLALSFIERYLTKIVPNYLNLVIVPVVSIILAVFLAHSIIGPIGREIGNGVAFVVKNAMTGDFAPIGAALFGFLYAPLVVTGVHQTTLAIDFQMIGSIGGTPVWPLIALSNIAQASAVLAIIYVNKTAESREVSVPAAISAYLGVTEPAMYGINLKYRFPMLCAMIGSAAAGLICGLVGVLASSIGVGGLPGILSIQPQYWMIYALAMVIAIIVPFILTTIVYKRKEKAGTLN comes from the coding sequence ATGGCAAAAATCGATCCAAATGCAGTAGATAAAATTATTGAATATGTTGGTGGACGCGAAAACATCGCAGCAGTGACCCACTGTATTACTCGTTTACGTTTCATCTTAAATGATGAGAAAAAAGCCGATGATGAAAAACTGAAAAGTTTACCCATGGTGAAGGCTAGTTTCGCAACTGGTGGTCAATATCAAGTGGTGATTGGTCAGGAAGTCGGCGACTATTACAAGATTTTGCTAGAAAAAACAGGTTTGGCTAACGCAGATAAAGAGCAAATTAAAGCAGCTGCACGTCAAAACCAAAAATGGTATGAGCGCAGTATTTCTCACCTTGCGGATATTTTTATTCCATTATTGCCAGCCTTAATCAGCGGAGGTTTGATTTTAGGTTTCCGTAACGTGATTGGCGACATCAAAATGTTTGAAGACGGCACAAAAACATTGGTCGACATCAGCGCATTTTGGGCGAGTATGCATAGCTTCTTATGGCTCATCGGCGAGGCGATTTTCCACTTCTTACCTGTCGGTATCTGTTGGTCAATTGCACGTAAAATGGGCACCTCGCCTATCCTTGGTATCGTGTTAGGGGTAACGTTAGTTTCTCCACAATTAATGAACTCTTATGCGTTAGGTTCACAATTACCTGAAGCCTGGGACTTTGGCTTTATGGCAATTGAGAAAGTAGGCTATCAAGCGCAAGTGATTCCAGCGATTATGGCCGGTTTGGCGTTATCCTTTATTGAACGATACCTCACAAAAATTGTTCCTAACTATTTGAATTTAGTGATTGTGCCAGTGGTATCGATTATTTTAGCGGTGTTCCTTGCTCATTCTATTATCGGTCCTATCGGTCGTGAAATTGGTAATGGTGTTGCCTTTGTCGTGAAAAACGCAATGACAGGTGATTTTGCGCCAATTGGGGCGGCATTATTTGGCTTCTTATATGCGCCATTAGTGGTAACAGGGGTACATCAAACTACTTTAGCTATCGACTTCCAAATGATTGGTAGTATCGGCGGTACGCCAGTATGGCCATTAATCGCACTTTCTAATATTGCGCAGGCTTCCGCAGTATTAGCGATTATTTATGTCAACAAAACGGCAGAATCTCGTGAAGTGTCAGTGCCAGCTGCAATCTCTGCTTATTTAGGCGTGACCGAGCCTGCGATGTACGGGATTAACTTGAAATACCGTTTCCCAATGCTATGCGCAATGATTGGTTCCGCAGCGGCAGGCTTAATCTGTGGTTTAGTCGGTGTATTGGCAAGCAGTATCGGGGTTGGGGGATTACCGGGTATTCTATCTATCCAACCCCAATATTGGATGATTTATGCCTTAGCGATGGTAATAGCAATTATTGTGCCCTTCATCTTGACGACTATCGTATACAAACGCAAGGAAAAAGCAGGTACGTTAAATTAA
- a CDS encoding bicyclomycin/multidrug efflux system (COG0477 Permeases of the major facilitator superfamily), producing MTEQKPLKVGAIFIITLGILSMLPPLGVDMYLPAFLLIAQDLSVTPEKVQHTLTFFAAGMAIGQLFWGPVGDSYGRKPIILLGVTISAIAALILTNINTIGNFTALRFVQGFFGAAPVVLVGAILRDLFNKNDLSKIMSSITLVFMLAPLLAPIIGGHLVSWFHWHSIFYVISFMGLLSCLLVLIIIPETHHKEKRIPLRLGVVGRNFLSLCKQKEVLGYMFASAFGFGGLFALITAGSIVYVGLYGVPVDQFGYFFMLNIGVMTIVSVVNGKIVNKVGTETMLRAGLAIQFTAGLGLITVSVFDLGFWSMTFFLAIFAGQNPLISSNSMASILEKFPTMAGTANSVVGSVRFGTGAIVGSLVALMPMKTPAPMLLTMALCSIVGVSCYYFLTYRSLNNANGKAYD from the coding sequence TTGACTGAACAAAAGCCATTGAAAGTCGGCGCTATTTTCATTATTACTTTAGGTATTTTATCAATGTTGCCGCCGTTGGGCGTTGATATGTACCTGCCTGCGTTTTTACTTATCGCACAAGATTTAAGTGTAACGCCTGAAAAAGTGCAACACACTTTAACTTTCTTTGCGGCAGGAATGGCGATTGGACAGCTTTTCTGGGGGCCTGTGGGCGATAGCTATGGGCGCAAACCAATCATCTTGTTGGGCGTGACCATTAGTGCCATTGCTGCCCTGATTTTAACTAACATTAATACTATCGGAAATTTTACCGCACTTCGTTTTGTGCAAGGCTTCTTTGGAGCCGCACCTGTAGTGCTCGTTGGGGCAATTTTACGTGATTTATTTAATAAAAATGATTTGTCCAAAATTATGTCCTCAATCACGTTGGTGTTTATGCTCGCCCCATTGCTTGCACCGATTATTGGTGGGCATTTAGTGTCTTGGTTTCACTGGCATTCCATTTTTTATGTGATCAGTTTTATGGGGCTACTGTCTTGCTTATTGGTGCTGATCATCATTCCTGAAACACATCATAAAGAAAAACGTATTCCATTACGACTAGGCGTTGTTGGGCGTAATTTCTTAAGTCTGTGCAAGCAAAAAGAAGTCTTGGGTTATATGTTTGCTTCCGCTTTTGGTTTTGGTGGCTTATTTGCGTTAATTACCGCAGGCTCAATTGTTTATGTGGGGCTTTATGGCGTGCCTGTTGACCAATTTGGTTATTTCTTTATGCTCAATATTGGTGTGATGACCATCGTTTCGGTTGTGAATGGGAAAATCGTGAATAAAGTAGGCACAGAAACAATGTTGCGAGCAGGTTTAGCCATTCAATTTACCGCAGGGCTTGGCTTGATTACGGTGTCTGTTTTTGATCTTGGTTTTTGGTCAATGACTTTCTTTTTAGCGATTTTTGCAGGGCAAAATCCTCTGATTTCATCCAACTCAATGGCGTCTATTTTGGAAAAATTCCCAACAATGGCAGGCACAGCAAACTCAGTCGTTGGCAGTGTGCGTTTTGGTACAGGTGCGATTGTAGGTTCACTAGTCGCTTTAATGCCAATGAAAACGCCCGCACCAATGCTATTAACAATGGCGTTATGTAGTATTGTCGGGGTGAGTTGTTATTATTTTTTAACTTATCGGAGTTTAAATAACGCAAATGGCAAAGCTTACGATTAA
- the treR gene encoding trehalose repressor (COG1609 Transcriptional regulators) produces the protein MAKLTIKDIARLSAVGKSTVSRVLNNDPKVSEATRQRVQAVIEQYGFQPSKSARAMRGVSNRVIGIIVTRLSSTAENQVLSSILPLLYAQQCEPIIVESQFKPELVKEHLAFFQKRGVDGVILFAFSELDEGDLQDWREKMVVVARNYRSLSSVYYDDTKAVQLLMSHLYAEGHRKISYLGVKDQDATTGYARHQAYLNFCQQNALEPHSLQGELGYEWAYQNVSEVIFPEVSALVCATDTLAIGAVKYLQEQQLQHIQVCGVGKSPLLHFLFPKVLSVDLGFAQVGDIAVKQLFALLEHQPIQQHCLDCQLVF, from the coding sequence ATGGCAAAGCTTACGATTAAAGATATTGCACGCCTAAGTGCGGTCGGAAAATCCACAGTTTCTCGGGTGCTGAATAACGATCCGAAAGTTAGCGAGGCAACTCGCCAGCGTGTACAGGCAGTGATTGAGCAATATGGTTTCCAGCCTTCCAAATCCGCACGTGCAATGCGAGGCGTGTCGAACCGAGTGATCGGAATTATTGTGACACGTCTGTCTTCCACCGCTGAAAATCAAGTGTTATCAAGCATTTTGCCTTTATTGTATGCCCAACAATGTGAGCCCATTATTGTTGAAAGCCAGTTTAAGCCCGAATTAGTCAAAGAGCATTTAGCCTTTTTCCAAAAGCGTGGCGTTGATGGCGTTATCTTATTTGCCTTTAGTGAGTTGGATGAGGGCGATCTACAAGATTGGCGAGAGAAGATGGTCGTGGTGGCGAGAAATTACCGTTCCCTTTCTTCTGTTTATTACGATGATACAAAAGCGGTGCAGTTATTGATGTCACATCTTTATGCTGAAGGGCACCGTAAAATCAGTTATTTAGGTGTGAAAGATCAGGATGCGACCACGGGCTATGCTCGTCATCAGGCGTATTTGAATTTTTGTCAGCAAAATGCACTTGAGCCCCATTCTTTGCAAGGCGAGTTGGGCTATGAATGGGCATATCAGAATGTAAGTGAGGTCATTTTTCCTGAAGTTTCTGCGTTGGTTTGTGCGACAGATACATTAGCCATTGGTGCAGTGAAGTATTTACAAGAGCAGCAATTACAACATATTCAAGTGTGTGGCGTGGGGAAAAGCCCATTGTTGCATTTCTTATTTCCGAAAGTTTTGAGTGTTGATTTAGGTTTTGCACAAGTGGGGGATATTGCGGTGAAGCAATTATTTGCCTTACTTGAACATCAACCTATCCAACAACACTGTCTTGATTGTCAGTTAGTATTTTAG